The proteins below are encoded in one region of Eulemur rufifrons isolate Redbay chromosome 2, OSU_ERuf_1, whole genome shotgun sequence:
- the LOC138394924 gene encoding histone-lysine N-methyltransferase SETMAR-like: MMLDKKQIRAIFLFEFKMGRKAAETTRNINKAFGPGTVNERTVQWWFKKFCKGDESLEDEGRSGRPSEVDNDQLRAIIEADPLKTTREVAEKLNVNHSTVVRHLKQIRKVKKLGKWVPRELTENQKNRRFEVSSSLIVRNNNEPFLDRIVTWEEKWILYDSGRQPAQWLDQEEAPKHFPKANLHQKKVMISVWWSAAGLIHYSFLNPEETITSEKYVQQIDEMHQKLQRLQPALVNRRGPILLHDNAQPHVAQPTLQKLNELGYEVLPHPPYSPDLSPTDYHFFKHLDNFLQGKHLHNQQDAENAFQEFVKSRSTGFYAMGINKLISHWQKCVDCNGSYFD, from the coding sequence atgatgttagacaaaaagcaaattcgagcgattttcttattcgagttcaaaatgggtcgtaaagcagcagagacaactcgcaacatcaacaaggcatttggcccaggaactgttaacgaacgtacagtgcagtggtggttcaagaagttttgcaaaggagacgagagccttgaagatgaggggcgcagtggccggccatcagaagttgacaatgaccagtTGAGAGCAATCATAgaagctgatcctcttaaaactacacgagaagttgctgAAAAACTCAACGTCAACCATTCTACGGTCGTTCGGCATTTAAAGCAaattagaaaagtgaaaaagctTGGTAAGTGGGTGCCTCGTGAactgaccgaaaatcaaaaaaatcgtcgttttgaagtgtcgtcttctcttatTGTACGCAACAACAACGAACCATTTCTTGATCGGATTGTGACATGGgaagaaaagtggattttatatgacagtGGGcgacaaccagctcagtggttggaccaagaagaagctccaaagcacttcccaaaggcaaacttgcaccaaaaaaaggtcatgatctccgtttggtggtctgctgctggtctgatccactacagctttctgaatcctgaggaaaccattacatctgagaagtatgttcagcaaatcgatgagatgcaccaaaaactgcagcgcctgcagccagcattggtcaacagaaggggaccaattcttctccacgacaatgCCCAACCGCACGTGGCACAGCCAActcttcaaaagttgaacgaattgggctatgaagttttgcctcatccgccatattcacctgatctctcgccaactgactaccacttcttcaagcatcttgataactttttgcagggaaaacacttgcacaaccagcaggatgcagaaaatgctttccaagagtttgtcaaATCCCGAAGCACAGGTTTTTATGCTAtgggaataaacaaacttatttctcattggcagaaatgtgttgattgtaatggttcctattttgattaa